The following are encoded together in the Culex pipiens pallens isolate TS chromosome 1, TS_CPP_V2, whole genome shotgun sequence genome:
- the LOC120429646 gene encoding putative inner dynein arm light chain, axonemal: MAERNIELQTTLVRYNNPVLVVKHTEKKDTPPDVSKEQTGRPGSGGAVVVESPRETEEILNCILPPKTWEEDGQLWTQTVSSTPATRQDVINLQEMLDTRLQQTQARETGICPVRRELYTQCFDELIRQVTINCTERGLLLLRVRDEIAMSMEAYETLYCSSVSFGIRKALQAQEGKEKLQERIQLLEKEKETLENSISDMKIKADQAERRNAELRASEEKKHAEEISFLKKTNSQLKAQLEGIIAPKK, translated from the exons ATGGCGGAGCGTAACATTGAGCTGCAGACGACTTTGGTGCGGTACAACAATCCGGTGCTGGTGGTGAAACACACGGAAAAGAAGGACACGCCCCCGGATGTGTCGAAGGAGCAAACGGGTCGTCCGGGTTCCGGTGGGGCGGTGGTCGTCGAAAGCCCGAGGGAAACTGAGGAAATTTTGAACTGCATTCTTCCACCCAAGACCTGGGAAGAGGACGGCCAGCTGTGGACACAAACAGTGTCCAGTACTCCGGCTACGCGCCAGGATGTCATCAATCTTCAGGAAATGCTGGACACGAGACTGCAGCAGACGCAGGCTCGCGAAACGGGCATCTGTCCGGTGCGGAGGGAACTGTACACCCAGTGCTTCGACGAGCTAATCCGCCAGGTCACGATTAACTGCACCGAGCGTGGACTGTTGCTGCTGAGAGTCCGCGATGAGATCGCCATGTCGATGGAGGCGTACGAAACGCTGTACTGTAGCTCGGTCTCGTTTGGCATCCGGAAGGCACTGCAGGCGCAGGAGGGCAAGGAGAAGCTCCAGGAGCGGATTCAGCTGCTCGAGAAGGAGAAGGAGACGCTGGAGAACTCGATCAGCGACATGAAGATCAAGGCGGATCAGGCCGAGAGGAGAAATGCCGAGCTGAGGGCGTCCGAGGAGAAGAAACACGCGGAGGAGATTTCATTCTTGAAGAAGACCAACTCGCAGCTTAAG GCCCAACTGGAAGGAATCATCGCCCCCAAGAAATAA
- the LOC120429645 gene encoding electron transfer flavoprotein subunit alpha, mitochondrial has translation MFARYSSSIARSVQLRRFQSTLVLAEHSNDVLNPVTASAVTAAKRLGGDVTVLVAGTKVGPVAEAAAKLDGVAKVLVAEGDVFKGLLAESVTPLVLATQNQFKFTHIVAGASAFGKAVLPRIAAKLDVSPVSDIIDIKSADTFVRTIYAGNAIQTIKSKDPVKVITVRGTNFEPAASSGSGTVEKAPEGDFKSVSTEFVSQELTKSDRPSLTAAKIIVSGGRGMKSGDNFEMLYDLADKWGAAVGASRAAVDAGFVPNDLQIGQTGKIVAPELYVAVGISGAIQHLAGMKDSKTIVAINKDPEAPIFQVADYGLVADLFKVVPEMNEKC, from the exons ATGTTTGCCCGATATTCGTCCAGCATTGCTCGTTCCGTCCAG CTTCGCCGGTTCCAAAGTACGCTGGTCCTGGCCGAGCATAGCAATGACGTCCTGAACCCGGTTACGGCCAGCGCGGTGACCGCAGCCAAGCGGCTGGGCGGAGACGTGACGGTTCTCGTTGCCGGAACCAAGGTTGGACCCGTTGCCGAGGCGGCCGCCAAGCTGGACGGAGTGGCCAAGGTGCTCGTAGCCGAGGGTGATGTGTTCAAGGGACTGTTGGCGGAATCCGTCACTCCGCTGGTTCTGGCCACCCAGAACCAGTTCAAGTTCACCCACATCGTGGCTGGAGCGTCCGCGTTTGGAAAGGCCGTGCTGCCGCGGATCGCTGCCAAGCTGGACGTTTCGCCCGTGTCGGACATTATCGACATCAAGTCGGCGGATACCTTTGTGAGGACGATCTATGCGG GTAACGCCATCCAAACGATCAAGAGCAAGGACCCCGTCAAGGTGATCACCGTTCGCGGAACTAACTTCGAACCGGCCGCTTCGTCCGGAAGCGGCACCGTCGAGAAAGCCCCTGAGGGTGACTTCAAGAGTGTCTCGACTGAGTTTGTCAGCCAGGAGCTGACCAAGTCCGACCGGCCCTCGCTGACCGCCGCCAAGATCATCGTGTCGGGCGGCCGTGGCATGAAGTCCGGCGACAACTTCGAGATGCTGTACGACCTGGCCGACAAGTGGGGCGCTGCCGTGGGTGCTTCGCGTGCCGCTGTTGATGCTGGATTCGTCCCGAACGATCTGCAGATTGGCCAAACGGGCAAGATTGTGGCGCCGGAGCTGTACGTGGCGGTTGGAATTTCCGGGGCGATTCAGCACTTGGCCGGTATGAAGGACTCGAAGACGATCGTGGCGATCAACAAGGATCCGGAGGCTCCGATCTTCCAGGTTGCCGACTACGGACTGGTGGCCGATCTGTTCAAGGTCGTGCCGGAGATGAACGAAAAGTGTTGA
- the LOC120429641 gene encoding outer dynein arm-docking complex subunit 3-like translates to MSAPKPLLNVESLALTNKKIAELKKKVQLAEGQKKAYTEEYADSKKTQSEKIAELKKQVRELTNKLSYLHNPNSAKTQRNVQEIKRRVQLPPGAKTVHDALTVVDLKIIDLNKQADATDAKHKKREAYYRKLVEQYHILMGYKNSKSDGSNPPETVEEDANRKLITHLENEIHRTSVQWMEAEHIRKKYRGIKQALMGDAEKFESSLLELEQAITEQLAEITKLESVHKEALQMRDSTKSVLQRQEQTTHYAYKSREKQSQDFRRQVEERKLELERLERKIFSSGKTLIHQESALSVTGEGDDATGHGKDTATEMEQKFKKLMQATGVSAASEVVDRFLAQREASARLTYLRTVTENEKKQLESQRELMTAQLDSFKFADVKDSDVNQEELEKLRNSIEEQRARREECEKASGYTLNVFNTIKDTLVELLIALIEMEENLGIQLMRRSPTKQAEMDDISAGNISIDDLGNMLEEKIKLGMIASGQLANDADSGLSEDESETPRPPPPSALQVPAPSPSATASSVAQDDRDKPAAYPPVYISLVTGRAAAQQSAASPGPGATVVLSDDEAEVPSRGYLKRQANMIIEAKSRRKGFRMPPPKRR, encoded by the exons ATGTCTGCACCTAAGCCACTTCTGAATGTCGAAAGTCTCGCACTGACCAACAAAAAGATCGCAGAGCTGaagaaaaaagttcaacttgCCG AGGGTCAGAAAAAGGCTTACACCGAGGAGTACGCGGACTCCAAAAAGACTCAGAGCGAGAAAATCGCCGAGCTAAAGAAGCAGGTTCGCGAGCTGACCAACAAGCTGTCCTACCTGCACAACCCAAACAGTGCCAAAACGCAGCGAAATGTGCAAGAGATCAAGCGGCGGGTGCAGTTGCCACCGGGCGCGAAAACCGTCCACGATGCGTTGACCGTGGTGGACTTGAAGATTATCGATTTGAACAAACAGGCCGATGCTACCGATGCAAAGCACAAGAAGAGGGAGGCTTACTACAGGAAGCTGGTCGAGCAGTACCACATATTGATGGGGTACAAGAACTCGAAGAGCGACGGGTCAAATCCACCGGAAACGGTTGAGGAGGACGCGAACCGGAAGTTGATAACACACCTGGAGAACGAGATTCATCGGACGTCGGTGCAGTGGATGGAGGCGGAACATATCCGGAAGAAGTATCGCGGGATAAAGCAGGCACTAATGGGAGATGCGGAGAAGTTTGAGAGTTCGCTGTTGGAGTTGGAGCAAGCGATCACGGAACAGCTGGCGGAGATCACGAAGCTCGAGTCGGTCCACAAGGAGGCACTGCAGATGAGGGACAGTACAAAGTCGGTTCTACAACGGCAGGAGCAGACGACGCACTACGCGTACAAGTCCCGGGAGAAGCAGTCGCAGGACTTTAGACGCCAGGTAGAGGAGAGAAAGCTGGAGTTGGAACGGCTGGAGCGGAAGATTTTCTCCTCGGGAAAGACACTGATCCATCAAGAAAGTGCGCTGTCCGTTACCGGCGAGGGTGATGATGCGACAGGACACGGCAAAGATACGGCCACAGAGATGGAGCAAAAGTTCAAGAAGCTGATGCAAGCAACGGGGGTCAGCGCGGCCAGCGAAGTCGTGGATCGCTTCCTGGCTCAACGGGAGGCTTCCGCTCGGTTGACGTACCTCCGCACGGTCACCGAGAACGAGAAGAAGCAGCTGGAGTCCCAGCGGGAGCTGATGACGGCCCAACTGGATTCGTTCAAGTTCGCCGACGTCAAGGACAGTGATGT AAATCAAGAGGAGCTGGAAAAGTTACGCAATTCGATCGAAGAGCAGAGGGCACGCCGTGAAGAGTGTGAAAAGGCGAGCGGCTACACGTTGAACGTGTTCAACACGATCAAAGACACGTTGGTCGAGCTGCTGATAGCACTGATCGAAATGGAAGAAAACTTGGGGATTCAGCTGATGCGCCGCTCACCCACCAAACAGGCAGAAATGGACGACATTTCCGCCGGCAACATCTCAATCGATGATTTGGGAAACATGCTGGAGGAGAAAATTAAACTCGGTATGATCGCGAGTGGTCAGCTGGCCAACGACGCCGACAGTGGACTGTCCGAGGACGAAAGTGAAACacctcgtcctcctcctcccaGTGCTCTCCAAGTTCCCGCGCCCAGTCCATCAGCCACCGCGTCCTCCGTGGCTCAAGATGATCGAGACAAGCCGGCCGCTTATCCGCCGGTTTACATCAGTTTGGTCACTGGCAGGGCAGCAGCGCAGCAATCGGCCGCTTCGCCCGGCCCTGGAGCGACCGTCGTGCTATCCGATGACGAGGCGGAAGTTCCGTCGCGGGGATATTTGAAGCGCCAGGCGAACATGATCATTGAGGCCAAGTCCCGGCGCAAGGGCTTCCGAATGCCACCGCCAAAGAGGCGTTAA